A stretch of DNA from Rattus rattus isolate New Zealand chromosome 1, Rrattus_CSIRO_v1, whole genome shotgun sequence:
TAGAGTTGGACCTCTTGGCCCCACTGATCTACACTGTCTTGGCCCGCTGCTTCCACAGCTGCTCTGGCCCAGGGCAATGTCAGTGGCATAGGAAGGAACTAGATTAAGCCTCCTACCTGTCTGTTGAAGTACAGGAAACCACGGGGGCAGTTCACATTGTGGAATGGAGCAAAGGAGTCAATGGGGCCATCAATGCCCATGGGGTGCAGACGCAGAGCCCCACGGCCAGTTACCAGGAGCCAGTGAGGTGAAGGTCCACAGATGAAGACCTGGGGACAGGCACTTTTGAGTGCACTTGGAGTTGGGCCCATCCTCAAATCCAGGCCCTTACCAAGCCATCTGCTTACCCCCGAATAGCCATAAATGTCCTCAAAGTAGCGGAAACGTGCCACACGGCCCCGGACTCCAGATCCCTCCTCAGTGCTACAACCTTCTGCCTTCTTCTTGGATGGCTTTGGCTTCTTTTCACGGAAGTTGATGTTGTGGGGGACCTGTTAGAGATGACAGTAAGTGCTAGGTCTTCCATATGCTGCTGGCCTAGCCTTCTACCCCATGCCTAAGTAGGGTCTAGCCACTggcaccttcttttttttttttttttttttttttttttttttccggggctggggaccaacccaggaccttgcgcttcctaggcaagcgctctaccactgagccaaatccccaaccctcactggCACCTTCTTGAAACGGACTTTAAGGTTTCCCTGGCCAAGCTGAGAGTCATGGGGAAAGGCTTCATAGATAAGCAACTCCTGGTCCACATGTACCTGGGGGATCCAAGCAAAATTGGTAAGGTGGATATGTGGGGAGTTGGAGGGGTGAGGCAAGGCCCTAGGAAGCAGAAGGTAGGAAGGTACTTACCAGCAGGTAGGGCCTGCTCTGCCGGCTTCCCAGAGCAACCAATAACACCTCCTTGACCAAAGGCAGCTCCCCCTGGCGTGTGGCCTCCTCCTTTCGGACTTCACCTTGTGTAGTGGGCTGTCCAAATGAACTATCCACCAGAACCCGCTGTCCCACAGGGAAGTTCTTAACTAGGAATACCAGCCGCCAGTCTGGGAGCTGGTAGATCTACAAAGAGGCAATGGTTAGGAGTGGGAGCAAAGGCAGTAGTAAGCGTTGAAAGCGTGTGATATATGTACCTCCATGGTGCCATTCTCCCGCACCAGCAGGCACCAGTGAGTGGGGTCAGCCCTGAAGGGTGCAGGGTCACGATCAGCTGGTGGCTGGTTGCTCCTACGGGCCTCCTCTTTGCTGGGACTGAAGAGGGAACTGGAGTCCCCATATAACATCTCTTCCTCATCGTCCACTGTGGGGCTGAGAACCAACAGACAGATATGTCACAGCCTGCCAAATGGACCCTGGACCCTCACATACCAGTCCCTACCTACCTTGTTTCTGAGCCCAGGCCTTCAGCCTCTGAGCCACTTCGGCCACCCAGTTCATCACGGGCCCCACCCAAGCGGCTCTCAGTGGTGAACATGCCACTGACATCTCGGTACAGGCAGAGCGCAATCACCTTAGACTGCTGTAGGAAGTGGGACAGGGTTCAGACaagggcaggagacaggcagtGGAAAGACAGGGGCATCAAGGGTAGAGGGCCTACATGATGTAGTGGAGGCTTGTGTAGTGCCAGCCGGTGGTGGCGGCCACCATAGGAATCGCTCTTGAGTAGGAACATGGTAACGTGTCCCTCAGCACTCATGATGACCACATAGGGATCAGCCACAGCACATTGCACGATGGGGGCGCCCAGGTCCACAGGGATGAAGTGTAGCTGATTCACTGTGGACACAAGGGGGTCAGGGTCAGGTGGCAGGCACATGCTGCCTGCCTGAAGACCTATTCACAGACCTGCCTACTTACCGCCTTCCAACAGGCGAATGCCCAGTGGCGAGACTTGGACAATATAACGATTGTCCCCAATGTTTCCAGCAAAGACAGTAGGACCCTGTGTGGCAAAGCCACTGGTGTCCAGCTCCATGATCTCCTGGCCAGTCTGTAGGATCTGTGGTGACAGAGGTAAGTAGTGTCCTTTCCCGTGGGACCCTGTTCCCAGTCCCAGATTCTACTTTTTTACCATGGTTGAGTCTTCCCGGCTAAGAATAAGGAAGCCATGTCTTCGCCCATCCTCCTCTGCTTTAGGGGCACTAGGTtcctgctctgtgctctctgctttgGGTGTTTCTTCCTGAGAGAGTGAAAGAGGATCAGGGCAGGAGTCACAGTCTTGCAAAGGCAGTATGTGACTGTGACCTGGACCCCAGTGTCCCCAGGTGCTAAATGTATAATTCTTTGCCCCTTCtgggtttctttctcagcccagcCTCATCTACCTCCTCTTTCCGCACAGGAGCAATGACTGTCCACATATCATAGCATCCAGGAAGTTCAAAGGTTGTCACCACCTGGGGCCGGATACTCTTCTGGAAAGGAGTAAGGGTGAGAGTGAGGTTCAGCCAATCAGCCTTACCAGGAATCCGCCACCCCTGTCCACACATACCTGCAACACAGACAGGGCCCCGTTTTTCCCGTAGCCGGAACAAACCACAATCTCCAGGTCTGGCTCAGGGCTGTTCTGAAACTACAGAGTGGGATGAGGATAGGGCTTCCCAGCCACCCTCTAGACTCCACACCTACAGTTCCAACCCCTTGAGTACCTcttcagagaggaaggcaggctCGCCCACAGCAGCATTGGCACAGGGTCCAATGTTGAGCATGCTATCACATACCTGTGGGCACAGCAACGGTCAGGTAGGGTGAAGGTAGGAGATACCCCCTGCTTTCCCCAGTCTCACCTCAAAAGAGTAAGTAGCTAGCTGTGTGCCTGACTGGGCCTCACTGCCATAAACTTCAATTTCATCCACCTCATCCTGTGTCTTGCCTCCTGTAGCAGACAGAGTCCAACTGAGTCCAACTGTGGACTCTGGCCCTCCCCTGCTCATCCAAGGACAGCCTCTCACCTGTCCAGCCCACTGTAGGGTCCACTCGCTTCTTCTTTGAGGGAGGTTCTTCctgtgaaaggagaaaggagtaAGCAGTCAGTCCTGAGGCTGTGTCACACGTGGGAGTCATGGCAGGACAGGCCCAGGGACCCTGCATTGTGGACAGGTACCTTGTCAGCAGCCTCACGAACAGAGCTGGCTGGGGGTTCCTGCAGCTTCTCTGTGTACTTGAGGAGGAGGGAATTGCCCAGGCGAGAGCCTAGGAACAGGTATCCAGGCTCCATTGTGACCATCTAAAGAAGCGGTGTGAATAAGATACAACCAGACCTGGACCCAGGACACTCCCAACCCCATCCCTACTCACACTGGTGGTGAGGACACTAGCAGCTGCCTTGTCAAAGTGAAATGCTCGGACACTTCGCATGCCGTCAGTGATGAGGGTCAGCACATAACTGTGGGTAGAGGTAGGGGTACTGAGTGGGTAAGGGTACCCACTGCACCCACAGAGgcactgagaagacagagaaTGTGTGTATCCCAGAGGTCGGCCCTCATGCAGGCCTCATGCAGAGTACCCACTGCACCCACAGAGGTactgagaagacagaaaaggtGTGTATCCCAGAGGTCGGGCCTCATGGGCTGTGGACTCACATCTCACCACCCTTGAGGGAGATGACCATCTTGTCATAAGAGATGAAGGCCGCCTGTGCACAGTCCAGGGTGATCCTTACACCTTCTTGGGTACCTGTGGGGAGCACGACCATGCAAACTGAATGCCTGGCCCTCACCATAGCCTGCCCTGCACCAGGCACATCCCATTTTGACCAAAGTGCACCCCACTCACGTAATGGAAAAGCAGTGGTGCCCGTGGTAAGGCTGTTGAGAGCCACGCCATATGGGGGAACACTCTGGTTCAGGTACAACAGGGAGTTGACAGCGAAGATCACTACCCCACCTGGAGGTAGACACCACTATAAGCAGCTTACTGCTGCCCCATACCCCCACTGCCATTCAACACAGCCATAACCTCACCTATGGGCTTGGGCACAGCCAGGGCCTGGGTACAGTCAAAAGGCAAGCTGGTGAGGGACCAGATGACTGGATGGACTTTCTGTGTGATGTTCAGCGAGATAGCCACAATGGAGCACGTGTCCTGCCTCACAGCCACCCGCCTAGAGCAGCAGGTAGGTCACCCAGAGGCAGTCGCATTGCTCCCAAGGCCAGTGACCCAATTTTCCCACTGCCACCCCACCTAGGCAAGACACCTAGGGCCCACAGCAGAGGGCCCCACAGCCTTACCCTGGCCAGGTCTGGTTGGGCTCAAACAGGATAAGCAGGGTGGGCTCATAGTAGCCGTGTAGGAACTGCAGGTCAATGATGTTGAGCAGCTTTTCATCCAGAGCCCGTACATCGATGATGTAGCTGGGCAGGAAGCTGGACCTCTGCCTACAGATCAAAGATGTCAGCAGGAGGAGGGGACGGGGCAAAAAACACAGAGCTCTTGGGTCCTCAAAACTACAGCCAGCCCAGCTTAGTACTCACCCCTCACCCATGAGCCCTTCATGCTCCTCAGCCAGGCTCTCTCTGCGGAAAGGCAGAACTACCAGTCTTGTGCCATAGATGAGCATTGCCGCACAGCGCCCATCAGGGTCCACCCGCACACGGGGCGTATGCACGTTCTGCACAAATCCATCCTGGTGGCAGAAGGGACATTGGTTGGGCTATAGAGGATCTGAGGGAAGCACTGGGGCACTAGGAAGAAAATGGGGACTTGCTAGGCTTAGCCTGGGGCACTGCTAGGCTTGGCTTACCCGAAGTTCAGGCTCCTCAAAGTAGTGCAGAGACAGGGTCTTCAGGTCATGAGTGCCTGGGTCGTACTCCACCACAGACAGCTGGAGGTAGGAGGTCAGAAGCATGGCCCGTTCAATACCAACCTTGATCACACGAACACATCCCAGCCTACGCGGCTCTGTAACACCACCGTGCCCAGGACCTCCTGCCAGACCCACACTGCTCACCTTAGCATCTTTGAAGCTGAGAAGCAAGGCGTCGCGTTTGGCACCTGCAAGCTGCACGCTGGCCATGGACATGACATTGccaaaaaaggagaaggaggctaCCAGCTCTAGTTTCTCTCGATGGGCCTTCCCCTCTGGAGTAGAGGTCAGCAAGTCAGGGATGGGTCCTGTGCCCAGgccacccatccccaccccaccacctgcATGCACACTTACCTGTGCTCCCATCATTCTTGGTCAGAGCCtggaatggaaaagaaagcagTAAGAAGCCacacaccagttccaggggatccaacaccctcacacagacatatatgcaggcaaaacaccaaatgcacataaaataaaaatagtcacttaaaaagaaaaacaaggggttggggatttagctcagtggtagagcacttgactagcaagctcaaggccctgggttcggtccccagctccggaaaaaaataaataaataaataaataaataggaaaaaagaaaaacaaaggagctggagagatggctcagaagttaagagcactgactgttcttccaggagtcctgagttcaattcccagcaaccacatggtagctcacaaccatctggctgatgccctcttctggtgtgtctgaagacagtgacagtatactactcagataaataaaatctttaaagaaaaaagaaaagtaaattagaaagaaagagagagagag
This window harbors:
- the Cpsf1 gene encoding cleavage and polyadenylation specificity factor subunit 1, giving the protein MYAVYKQAHPPTGLEFAMYCNFFNNSERNLVVAGTSQLYVYRLNRDAEALTKNDGSTEGKAHREKLELVASFSFFGNVMSMASVQLAGAKRDALLLSFKDAKLSVVEYDPGTHDLKTLSLHYFEEPELRDGFVQNVHTPRVRVDPDGRCAAMLIYGTRLVVLPFRRESLAEEHEGLMGEGQRSSFLPSYIIDVRALDEKLLNIIDLQFLHGYYEPTLLILFEPNQTWPGRVAVRQDTCSIVAISLNITQKVHPVIWSLTSLPFDCTQALAVPKPIGGVVIFAVNSLLYLNQSVPPYGVALNSLTTGTTAFPLRTQEGVRITLDCAQAAFISYDKMVISLKGGEIYVLTLITDGMRSVRAFHFDKAAASVLTTSMVTMEPGYLFLGSRLGNSLLLKYTEKLQEPPASSVREAADKEEPPSKKKRVDPTVGWTGGKTQDEVDEIEVYGSEAQSGTQLATYSFEVCDSMLNIGPCANAAVGEPAFLSEEFQNSPEPDLEIVVCSGYGKNGALSVLQKSIRPQVVTTFELPGCYDMWTVIAPVRKEEEETPKAESTEQEPSAPKAEEDGRRHGFLILSREDSTMILQTGQEIMELDTSGFATQGPTVFAGNIGDNRYIVQVSPLGIRLLEGVNQLHFIPVDLGAPIVQCAVADPYVVIMSAEGHVTMFLLKSDSYGGRHHRLALHKPPLHHQSKVIALCLYRDVSGMFTTESRLGGARDELGGRSGSEAEGLGSETSPTVDDEEEMLYGDSSSLFSPSKEEARRSNQPPADRDPAPFRADPTHWCLLVRENGTMEIYQLPDWRLVFLVKNFPVGQRVLVDSSFGQPTTQGEVRKEEATRQGELPLVKEVLLVALGSRQSRPYLLVHVDQELLIYEAFPHDSQLGQGNLKVRFKKVPHNINFREKKPKPSKKKAEGCSTEEGSGVRGRVARFRYFEDIYGYSGVSRWLGKGLDLRMGPTPSALKSACPQVFICGPSPHWLLVTGRGALRLHPMGIDGPIDSFAPFHNVNCPRGFLYFNRQGELRISVLPAYLSYDAPWPVRKIPLRCTAHYVAYHVESKVYAVATSTNTPCTRIPRMTGEEKEFEAIERDDRYIHPQQEAFSIQLISPVSWEAIPNARIELEEWEHVTCMKTVSLRSEETVSGLKGYVAAGTCLMQGEEVTCRGRILIMDVIEVVPEPGQPLTKNKFKVLYEKEQKGPVTALCHCNGHLVSAIGQKIFLWSLRASELTGMAFIDTQLYIHQMISVKNFILAADVMKSISLLRYQEESKTLSLVSRDAKPLEVYSVDFMVDNAQLGFLVSDRDRNLMVYMYLPEAKESFGGMRLLRRADFHVGAHVNTFWRTPCRGAAEGPSKKSVMWENKHITWFATLDGGIGLLLPMQEKTYRRLLMLQNALTTMLPHHAGLNPRAFRMLHVDRRILQNAVRNVLDGELLNRYLYLSTMERSELAKKIGTTPDIILDDLLETDRVTAHF